A genome region from Rhizobium sp. NXC14 includes the following:
- a CDS encoding SMP-30/gluconolactonase/LRE family protein yields MTAPRLIEPKARSVLQQPLTVGESPVWDEQTGALWLVDILAPAVVRCSADGKVERFDMPSAAGSLGLCRDGRIVVGLRTGVHLFDPVSRDLQFLCDPVGREMIGRLNDGKVGPDGHFWVGSISEAKPQVNDAALFRVGPDGSTRTAATGLTSSNGLAWSPDGRRMYHSDSRQCFLQVFDFDSETGELGEARQLRSFTEEQGRPDGATTDRDGFYWSAGVSAGRLNRISPEGEIVEIYILPVAAPTMPCFGGPDFRTLYVTSLSTDRTGRFEAGTVIAFDVDAEGLPPFRFAKQSS; encoded by the coding sequence GTGACGGCGCCCCGGCTCATCGAGCCGAAGGCTCGTTCGGTCCTGCAGCAACCGCTGACGGTCGGTGAATCGCCCGTGTGGGACGAGCAGACCGGCGCTCTCTGGCTCGTCGATATCCTCGCGCCGGCGGTGGTCCGGTGCTCGGCAGACGGCAAGGTGGAGCGCTTCGACATGCCTTCCGCGGCCGGTAGTCTTGGACTTTGCCGCGACGGCCGGATCGTTGTCGGCCTCCGGACCGGCGTCCATCTCTTCGATCCCGTGTCTCGTGATCTCCAATTTTTGTGCGATCCGGTCGGACGCGAGATGATCGGCCGCCTCAACGACGGCAAGGTTGGGCCGGATGGCCACTTCTGGGTCGGCTCGATCAGCGAGGCCAAGCCGCAGGTGAATGACGCGGCGCTCTTCCGTGTCGGGCCGGATGGCAGCACGCGGACCGCGGCAACGGGGCTGACGAGTTCCAACGGCCTTGCCTGGTCGCCGGACGGCCGGCGGATGTATCACTCCGACAGCCGGCAGTGCTTCCTCCAAGTCTTCGATTTCGATTCCGAGACGGGCGAACTCGGCGAGGCTCGGCAGCTGCGCAGTTTCACCGAAGAGCAAGGCCGTCCCGACGGGGCGACCACCGATCGCGACGGGTTCTATTGGAGTGCCGGCGTCTCTGCCGGTCGTCTCAACCGGATATCGCCCGAAGGCGAAATCGTCGAAATCTACATTCTGCCGGTCGCAGCGCCGACAATGCCGTGTTTCGGAGGGCCTGATTTCAGGACCCTCTACGTCACGAGCCTGTCGACAGACCGCACCGGACGTTTCGAGGCTGGCACGGTCATCGCCTTCGACGTGGATGCGGAGGGCCTGCCGCCTTTCCGCTTCGCCAAACAATCATCCTGA
- a CDS encoding dihydrodipicolinate synthase family protein, producing MSIAIMRKALRGVSGVPVTAYDAGGEVEPRITAKVYERVAAAGIHNIVAAGNTGEFYALTPQEIRIVHEAAVSGVDGRAPVTAAIGRSLREAIGMARDAAAIGASAVMSHQPVDPFAAPSAQIDYFCNLADASPLPLVAYVRAEGFSVAEIVRLANHGNIAGIKFATTDLMLLSRAIPAADPNGALFVCGLAESWAPTFTAAGARGFTSGLVNVAPKLSLAVHEALEKGDFAAARAIVNKLEPFERMRTKFRNGANVTVVKEAVTYSGLDAGPVRVPGLTRLDAQDRDELHRLLRGWEAEGDIQTDWRDVKAAG from the coding sequence ATGAGCATCGCGATCATGCGCAAGGCGCTCAGGGGCGTGTCGGGCGTTCCCGTCACGGCTTATGACGCCGGGGGCGAAGTCGAGCCCCGGATTACCGCGAAGGTTTATGAACGGGTAGCCGCGGCCGGCATTCACAACATCGTCGCAGCCGGCAATACCGGGGAATTCTATGCCCTGACGCCGCAGGAGATCCGGATCGTCCACGAGGCGGCGGTTTCAGGCGTCGACGGCCGCGCGCCGGTGACGGCGGCGATCGGCCGGTCGCTGCGCGAGGCGATAGGCATGGCCAGGGATGCAGCCGCGATCGGCGCCTCCGCCGTGATGTCGCATCAGCCCGTCGATCCTTTCGCGGCACCATCGGCCCAGATCGATTATTTCTGCAATCTCGCCGATGCTTCCCCCCTGCCGCTCGTCGCCTATGTCAGGGCCGAAGGTTTCAGCGTCGCCGAGATCGTCCGCCTCGCCAACCACGGCAATATTGCCGGCATCAAGTTCGCCACGACTGATCTGATGCTGCTGTCGCGGGCGATCCCCGCCGCCGATCCGAATGGCGCGCTATTCGTCTGCGGCCTGGCGGAGAGCTGGGCGCCGACATTCACCGCAGCCGGCGCGCGCGGCTTCACCTCAGGCCTCGTCAACGTCGCCCCGAAGCTTTCGCTCGCCGTCCACGAAGCGCTTGAGAAAGGCGATTTCGCCGCGGCGAGAGCGATCGTCAACAAGCTTGAACCCTTCGAGCGGATGCGCACCAAGTTCCGCAACGGCGCGAACGTCACCGTCGTCAAAGAGGCCGTCACCTATTCCGGCCTCGATGCTGGCCCGGTGCGCGTGCCGGGATTGACGCGGCTAGACGCGCAGGATCGCGACGAGCTGCATCGGCTGCTTCGCGGTTGGGAGGCCGAGGGCGACATTCAAACGGACTGGCGGGACGTCAAGGCAGCGGGCTGA
- a CDS encoding DMT family transporter, producing MKTKAAVANAGNLIMTGVVLMLLGDLLFALNDAMGKWLVASFAVGQVLVIRSVGAFIVLGPMILRQGPMALLRVEQKGLQFMRVVLATGDVALFYAAVAYLPLADVMTFYMAGPIYIAALSHFFLGEKIGWRRWLAVLVGFAGVVIALRPSTAMLSLPSLFGLAGSFSFALSLVMSRYLRSTSDTTLVTWQTVAALATGIVLSIGNWQPATSIDWAGMLLLGIVATCAHLLITRSLKLAPASLLAPLQYTLLLWAIVLGYIFFNDIPDAQIIVGAAIIVFAGLFIFHRKNLKETVPSEAVPPDGH from the coding sequence ATGAAGACGAAGGCGGCTGTCGCCAATGCCGGAAACCTGATCATGACGGGCGTCGTGCTGATGCTGCTCGGCGATCTGCTGTTTGCCCTGAATGATGCGATGGGCAAATGGCTGGTGGCAAGCTTTGCCGTCGGCCAGGTGCTGGTGATCCGCTCGGTCGGCGCCTTCATCGTCCTGGGGCCGATGATCCTGCGGCAAGGGCCAATGGCCCTCCTCCGCGTCGAGCAGAAAGGCTTGCAGTTCATGCGGGTCGTCCTGGCGACCGGCGATGTCGCGCTGTTCTACGCGGCCGTCGCCTATCTGCCGCTCGCCGATGTCATGACCTTCTATATGGCGGGGCCGATCTATATTGCGGCGCTCTCGCATTTCTTTCTCGGGGAAAAGATCGGCTGGCGCCGCTGGCTCGCCGTTCTGGTTGGCTTCGCCGGCGTCGTTATCGCACTGCGCCCTTCGACGGCGATGCTGTCGCTTCCCTCTCTCTTCGGCCTCGCCGGCAGCTTTTCCTTCGCGCTGTCACTGGTGATGAGCCGCTACCTTCGCTCGACCAGCGACACGACGCTGGTGACATGGCAAACGGTCGCCGCCCTTGCCACCGGCATCGTGCTCAGCATCGGCAACTGGCAGCCGGCAACATCAATCGATTGGGCCGGCATGCTGCTGCTCGGCATCGTCGCCACCTGCGCGCATCTGCTCATCACCCGCTCGCTCAAGCTCGCGCCGGCGTCGCTGCTGGCGCCGCTGCAATATACGCTGCTGCTCTGGGCGATCGTACTGGGCTACATCTTCTTCAATGACATTCCCGATGCGCAGATCATCGTCGGCGCCGCAATCATCGTCTTTGCCGGTCTTTTCATCTTCCACCGGAAGAACCTGAAGGAGACGGTGCCGTCGGAAGCCGTCCCCCCGGACGGGCACTGA
- a CDS encoding DUF763 domain-containing protein has product MSRRAGSADLPLHGGRVPHWLGDRMTRLGTLITEAIVHHYGRDEFLRRLAHPFWFQSFGAVMGMDWHSSGITTSVLGALKRGLKPRAGELGLHVCGGRGAHSRRTPQELVSIGERVGLDGEGLATTSRLIAKVDSAALQDGFDLYLHGFIVADDGHWVVVQQGMNGDRRQARRYHWLSEGLESFVDSPHAAIEGRSQGEIVNLADKRAERSRRGQLDLLATLGPDRIIREAAALMRVEEPAPEPAAQPMLPHLIMPAHHDVRESDVHMRRLHGNLAAAADRGPVDFQELLLVPGVGARTVKALAMVAEVVHGAPCRFSDPARFSIAHGGKDRHPFPVPLKVYDETIGVMKSAVLKGRLGREEELQALKRLDEQSRQMERYVTGPDLKEIIAGEFRQSADFGGRSVFGWEPPGAED; this is encoded by the coding sequence ATGTCACGACGAGCAGGCAGTGCCGACCTTCCCCTTCACGGGGGACGCGTGCCGCATTGGCTTGGCGACCGAATGACGCGGCTGGGAACGCTGATCACAGAAGCAATCGTTCATCATTATGGCCGCGATGAATTCCTGCGCCGGCTCGCCCACCCTTTCTGGTTCCAGTCCTTCGGCGCGGTCATGGGCATGGATTGGCATTCCTCCGGCATTACGACAAGCGTTCTCGGTGCATTGAAGCGCGGGCTGAAGCCGCGCGCCGGTGAGCTCGGCCTGCATGTCTGCGGCGGACGCGGGGCGCATTCACGCAGAACCCCGCAGGAGCTCGTCTCGATCGGCGAGCGCGTCGGTCTCGACGGCGAGGGGCTTGCGACGACGAGCCGCCTCATCGCCAAGGTCGACAGCGCCGCGCTTCAGGACGGCTTCGACCTTTATCTTCACGGCTTCATCGTCGCCGATGACGGCCATTGGGTGGTGGTGCAGCAGGGCATGAACGGTGACAGACGGCAGGCGCGGCGTTATCACTGGCTCTCCGAAGGGCTCGAAAGTTTCGTCGACTCGCCGCATGCAGCAATTGAAGGCAGAAGTCAGGGCGAAATCGTCAATCTCGCCGACAAACGCGCAGAGCGCTCGCGGCGCGGCCAGCTGGATCTGCTCGCGACCCTCGGCCCCGACAGAATCATCCGCGAGGCGGCCGCGCTGATGCGTGTGGAGGAGCCGGCGCCCGAACCCGCTGCACAGCCGATGCTGCCGCATCTCATCATGCCCGCTCATCACGACGTGCGCGAGAGCGATGTCCACATGCGTCGCCTGCATGGAAATCTGGCGGCAGCGGCCGACCGCGGGCCGGTGGATTTTCAGGAGTTGCTCCTCGTTCCAGGCGTCGGCGCCCGGACGGTGAAGGCGCTGGCGATGGTGGCGGAAGTGGTACACGGCGCGCCCTGCCGTTTTTCCGACCCGGCGCGCTTCTCGATCGCCCATGGCGGCAAGGATCGCCATCCCTTCCCGGTACCGCTCAAGGTCTATGACGAAACGATCGGCGTGATGAAATCGGCGGTGCTGAAGGGCAGGCTCGGGCGTGAAGAGGAGCTGCAGGCGCTGAAGCGCCTGGACGAGCAATCGCGGCAGATGGAACGCTATGTCACGGGTCCCGATCTCAAAGAGATCATCGCCGGCGAATTCCGCCAATCCGCCGATTTCGGCGGCCGCAGCGTCTTCGGCTGGGAGCCTCCCGGGGCTGAGGATTAG
- a CDS encoding phospholipase D-like domain-containing protein produces MTAFQTMSDQPYLTRTKAQHPSGEKEGSTALRLQGRADKAAFLINGNTYFAEVSRALRQARRNVWIIGWDFHPNIRMEPEKSDETLADLLHALAAENPELEIRILIWALGPIYSDKSIDLLRKKNFPRNARIDLRFALQGALRGCHHQKLVCIDDAVAFIGGIDLTARRWDTRRHRARDRLRRDPEGAPYDPLHDVQAMVTGDAARLIGDIARRRWEEATGEKHLALADNMPFAWPDTLSVSLRDVPVGFALTEPATTWRSGISDGIASTLEIIARARRQLYIEAQYLASFRVADAIAARLQERDGPEVVVICTRSSHGLIEKLVMGGNRDRVIRRLKRADRANRLRVYYPVVPGPKVPGPEAPRQSAQADSEVEVLIHSKLMIADDELVRIGSSNLNNRSEGLDSECDLLFEAVNADHRRAISELRDRLLAEYLGTAPETFAVAFGRSGSMIGAIDALNGGARGLREFAVELSGSISPITGTAIFDPARPFLLLHRLGLGALVRLFTRTA; encoded by the coding sequence ATGACCGCATTTCAAACCATGTCCGATCAACCGTACCTAACCCGAACAAAAGCGCAACATCCGAGCGGCGAAAAAGAGGGATCTACGGCATTGCGGCTCCAGGGACGTGCGGACAAAGCCGCCTTTCTGATCAATGGCAACACATATTTCGCCGAAGTCTCGCGGGCGCTGCGGCAGGCCCGCCGCAATGTGTGGATCATTGGGTGGGATTTCCATCCCAATATTCGGATGGAGCCCGAAAAGTCCGACGAAACCTTGGCCGACCTGCTGCATGCGCTGGCAGCGGAAAATCCCGAGCTCGAAATTCGCATCCTTATCTGGGCGCTTGGGCCGATCTATTCGGACAAATCGATCGATCTGCTTCGAAAGAAGAATTTTCCCAGAAATGCCAGAATCGATTTGCGTTTTGCTCTTCAAGGGGCGCTGCGCGGCTGTCATCACCAGAAGCTCGTCTGCATCGACGACGCGGTCGCCTTCATCGGCGGCATAGACTTGACGGCACGACGATGGGATACGAGGCGCCATCGTGCCAGAGACAGGCTGCGGCGCGATCCCGAGGGCGCCCCTTACGACCCGCTCCACGACGTGCAGGCAATGGTCACGGGTGACGCCGCCCGGCTGATCGGCGATATCGCCAGGCGGCGCTGGGAGGAAGCCACCGGCGAAAAGCACCTGGCGCTCGCCGACAACATGCCGTTCGCCTGGCCGGATACCCTTTCCGTTTCGCTGCGGGACGTCCCTGTGGGTTTCGCCCTGACAGAGCCGGCGACCACCTGGCGTAGCGGCATCAGCGACGGCATCGCCTCGACCTTGGAGATCATCGCCCGAGCCCGGCGCCAGCTCTACATCGAGGCGCAATATCTCGCCTCCTTCCGGGTTGCCGACGCCATCGCCGCACGATTACAGGAAAGGGACGGGCCGGAGGTGGTCGTCATCTGCACGCGCAGCTCTCACGGACTGATCGAAAAGCTCGTCATGGGCGGCAATCGCGACCGTGTCATCCGCCGCCTCAAACGCGCCGATCGCGCCAACCGCCTGCGGGTCTACTACCCCGTCGTGCCCGGGCCGAAAGTGCCGGGGCCTGAAGCCCCCCGGCAGTCAGCGCAGGCGGACAGCGAAGTTGAGGTGCTCATCCATTCGAAACTGATGATCGCCGACGACGAGCTGGTCCGCATCGGCTCTTCCAATCTCAACAATCGTTCGGAAGGGCTTGATTCGGAATGCGATCTGCTGTTCGAGGCTGTAAACGCAGACCATCGTCGCGCCATTTCGGAGCTGCGCGATCGGCTGCTGGCGGAATATCTCGGGACGGCCCCCGAGACTTTTGCCGTCGCCTTCGGGCGAAGCGGCTCGATGATCGGGGCGATTGACGCGCTGAACGGCGGCGCTCGTGGCCTCAGGGAATTTGCCGTCGAATTGTCAGGCAGCATCTCGCCGATCACCGGCACCGCGATCTTCGACCCGGCCCGGCCCTTCCTCCTCTTACACCGACTGGGCCTCGGCGCTCTCGTCCGCCTCTTCACCCGCACGGCTTGA
- a CDS encoding lysylphosphatidylglycerol synthase domain-containing protein: MSLKSIIMNGLLVAALCLAVFLLYRIFQQYSLDEIVQSVRSIPLSTFLTALVFVAASYLCLSCFDLLAIRSLGKSLPYRKIVLASFISLSLGHNIGFAGLSSGAFRYRYYSRWGLTTEDVAKIILFCGVTVGLGLVTLGGLALIINPSDAARLMRVDAGSARIFGVLALIVPVVYAGLAFFVRGKLRLWRWSFQLPRFSIAVAQVGVGTVNFMLVSACLHQMLSTFGDVAFFRSVTAYVLANSAILATHVPGGLGVLEATVSHVVPQQASIGALIAFRCAYFFIPLALGTSLLLSIELIFRRSSRAGEEADESAEAQSV; this comes from the coding sequence ATGAGCCTGAAAAGCATTATCATGAACGGACTGCTCGTGGCTGCCCTTTGTCTTGCGGTCTTTCTTCTCTACCGGATCTTCCAACAATATAGCCTCGATGAGATCGTTCAATCGGTTCGAAGCATTCCTCTTTCGACGTTCCTCACGGCGCTCGTCTTCGTGGCGGCATCCTATCTCTGCCTCAGCTGTTTTGATCTCCTGGCGATCCGTTCGCTCGGCAAATCCTTGCCCTATCGCAAAATCGTGCTGGCATCGTTCATCAGCCTTTCGCTCGGCCACAATATCGGCTTTGCCGGCCTGAGCAGCGGCGCCTTCCGTTATCGGTACTATTCGCGCTGGGGGCTGACGACGGAGGACGTGGCGAAGATTATCCTGTTTTGCGGCGTCACCGTCGGACTTGGGCTCGTCACGCTCGGCGGCCTTGCGCTGATCATTAATCCTTCCGACGCGGCACGCCTCATGCGCGTCGATGCGGGAAGCGCCCGCATCTTCGGGGTGCTGGCCCTGATCGTGCCTGTGGTCTATGCGGGCCTGGCGTTTTTCGTCCGCGGCAAGCTGCGGCTTTGGCGCTGGTCGTTTCAACTGCCACGCTTTTCGATCGCCGTGGCGCAGGTGGGCGTCGGGACAGTCAACTTCATGCTGGTGTCCGCTTGCCTGCACCAGATGCTTTCGACCTTCGGCGACGTTGCTTTTTTCCGGTCGGTTACGGCTTACGTGCTGGCCAATTCGGCGATCCTTGCGACGCATGTCCCCGGCGGTCTCGGCGTGCTGGAGGCGACCGTCTCCCATGTCGTGCCGCAGCAGGCGTCGATCGGTGCGCTGATCGCCTTCCGCTGCGCCTATTTTTTCATCCCGCTGGCGCTCGGCACGTCGCTTCTCCTGAGCATCGAACTCATCTTCCGGCGCTCAAGCCGTGCGGGTGAAGAGGCGGACGAGAGCGCCGAGGCCCAGTCGGTGTAA
- a CDS encoding endonuclease/exonuclease/phosphatase family protein, with amino-acid sequence MPDKSIKLLTYNVHSCIGSDRKLDPGRIASVIAATEADIIALQEVDVGRRRTGGIDQAHVIASLLKMQAHFHPALSIAEEQYGDAIITALPTGAIKAGPLPSVGEARGALSVEVTAGDRKLLVVNTHLGLRGRERIRQMTTLLNSGWLHGTAEAPLPAVLCGDFNSIPSSASYRLAARTLKDAQLTGPGAPRATFPSRYPLMRLDHIFVTDDLVVKKAVVLENRLTRIASDHLPLLAEIGFA; translated from the coding sequence ATGCCGGATAAATCAATCAAATTGCTCACTTATAACGTGCACAGCTGCATCGGCAGCGACCGGAAACTCGATCCCGGCCGCATCGCTTCCGTCATCGCCGCGACGGAGGCAGATATCATTGCGCTTCAGGAGGTCGACGTCGGCAGGCGCAGGACCGGCGGCATCGACCAGGCGCACGTGATCGCTTCGCTCTTGAAGATGCAGGCGCATTTCCATCCGGCGCTGTCGATTGCCGAAGAACAGTACGGCGATGCGATCATCACCGCCCTTCCGACAGGCGCGATCAAGGCAGGCCCCCTGCCCTCCGTCGGCGAAGCCCGGGGCGCGCTTTCCGTCGAAGTCACGGCGGGCGACAGGAAGCTGCTCGTCGTCAACACCCATCTCGGCCTTCGCGGCCGCGAACGGATCCGGCAGATGACGACGCTGCTCAATTCCGGCTGGCTGCACGGCACGGCAGAAGCGCCCCTTCCTGCCGTCCTCTGCGGCGACTTCAACTCCATTCCCTCTTCCGCGAGCTACCGGCTCGCCGCGCGAACGCTGAAGGATGCGCAACTCACCGGGCCTGGCGCGCCGAGAGCGACCTTTCCCTCCCGCTATCCGCTGATGCGCCTCGACCACATCTTCGTCACCGACGACCTCGTCGTGAAAAAGGCGGTCGTTCTGGAAAACCGCCTGACGCGGATCGCCTCGGACCATCTTCCACTGCTGGCAGAAATCGGTTTTGCCTGA
- a CDS encoding FAD-binding oxidoreductase, with protein MNAYTKPSKVVVVGGGIFGVSTALHLARLGVDTLLVNDGALANGASGRSLAWLNSARKRSDAYHRLRLAGIDRYRTLAARYPDASWLRFDGGLTWDADDASNEIAEIFDHERDLGYHAQWLTPEKIAAVTPGVDPSAVTPQGAIFNPGEGWVDLPSLIGRLAEEFRALGGEIITDAGRAAVDVSNGRAHGVITADGARYDADAVLLAAGSKVPAIVAEAGQQIEDSTPIALLVRTKPISHPLKAVLNTPRIAIRPMPNGGFALDSAWSEEEVSANPDGSYNVRQSTLQGLLREASRVLEGNPVLEIEDYGVGPKPIPGDGEPVFGELSSIPGYFVAFSHSGATLGLIAGELLADEIAMGRRHPLLSDFRPERFSAASR; from the coding sequence ATGAATGCTTACACCAAACCTTCGAAGGTCGTTGTCGTCGGCGGCGGGATTTTCGGCGTCTCGACTGCGCTCCATTTGGCTCGACTCGGGGTTGATACACTGCTTGTCAATGACGGCGCGCTTGCCAACGGTGCCTCCGGCCGATCTCTCGCTTGGCTGAACTCGGCGCGAAAACGCTCCGATGCCTATCACCGGCTGCGTCTGGCAGGCATTGACCGCTATCGCACGCTGGCTGCTCGATACCCCGATGCCTCATGGCTGCGCTTTGACGGCGGGCTGACCTGGGATGCGGACGACGCCAGCAATGAGATCGCCGAAATCTTCGACCATGAACGTGACCTCGGCTATCACGCTCAATGGCTCACCCCGGAGAAGATCGCTGCGGTGACGCCCGGCGTCGACCCGAGCGCTGTGACGCCGCAAGGCGCAATCTTCAACCCGGGGGAGGGGTGGGTCGATCTTCCATCTCTGATCGGCAGGCTTGCGGAAGAATTCCGTGCGCTTGGCGGCGAGATCATCACGGATGCCGGACGCGCGGCGGTCGATGTCAGCAACGGGCGCGCCCACGGCGTAATCACGGCGGACGGCGCGCGTTACGACGCCGACGCCGTGCTACTTGCTGCAGGCAGCAAGGTTCCCGCAATTGTTGCTGAGGCTGGCCAGCAGATCGAGGATTCGACACCCATCGCCCTTCTTGTCAGGACAAAGCCGATCAGCCACCCGCTGAAGGCCGTGCTCAACACCCCGCGCATCGCCATTCGACCGATGCCCAATGGCGGCTTCGCACTCGATTCCGCCTGGTCGGAGGAAGAGGTGAGCGCCAACCCCGACGGCAGCTACAATGTCAGGCAATCGACGCTGCAGGGACTGCTGCGAGAGGCGTCGAGAGTCCTCGAAGGCAATCCGGTCCTTGAGATCGAAGATTATGGGGTCGGTCCGAAACCGATTCCGGGTGATGGCGAGCCGGTTTTCGGCGAGCTGTCATCGATTCCGGGTTATTTCGTCGCCTTCAGCCATAGCGGCGCCACCCTTGGCCTGATCGCCGGCGAACTGCTGGCGGACGAGATCGCCATGGGCCGCCGCCATCCGCTGCTTTCCGACTTCCGCCCTGAGCGCTTCAGCGCGGCGTCCCGGTGA
- a CDS encoding amino acid ABC transporter permease/ATP-binding protein gives MNWLENLRRSFLDWEAMADVLPSMINVGLKNTLILAAASTVLGVIIGMVLAVMGISQSRWLRLPARIYTDIFRGLPAIVTILIIGQGFARIGRDIFGPSPFPLGILALSLIAGAYIGEIFRSGIQSVERGQMEACRALSMSYGQGMRLIVIPQGIRRVLPALVNQFIGNVKDSSLVYFLGLLASEREIFRVGQDQAVVTGNLSPLLLAGVFYLVITVPLTHFVNYIDARLRLGKQGRGPSPASGLVEVSELAAAAGPHSIVDVASCDHRHFRGGTLQIRDLSMSYGEFEVLKGVDLDIPAGTVTCIIGPSGSGKSTLLRCMNRLVEPKGGDIRLDGESILTIRPEKLRRRVGMVFQHFNLFPDHTALENVMLALTKIKKMPRQQARRVAEARLADVGLAARGDHRPAGLSGGQQQRVAIARALAMDPEVILFDEVTSALDPELVKGVLDLMATLGRQGMTMAVVTHEMGFARRVADQVVFMDEGRIIEAGSPQQIFDNPQSERLKRFLAEVL, from the coding sequence ATGAATTGGCTTGAGAATCTGCGCCGCAGCTTCCTCGACTGGGAGGCGATGGCGGACGTGCTGCCGAGCATGATCAATGTCGGCCTGAAGAATACTTTGATCCTGGCCGCGGCTTCGACCGTGCTCGGCGTCATCATCGGCATGGTTCTTGCCGTGATGGGTATCTCTCAATCTCGGTGGCTGCGGCTCCCGGCGCGCATCTATACAGATATCTTTCGCGGGCTGCCGGCGATCGTCACGATCCTGATCATCGGCCAGGGCTTTGCCCGGATCGGACGCGATATCTTCGGTCCCTCTCCGTTCCCGCTGGGAATTCTTGCGCTCAGCCTGATCGCCGGCGCTTATATCGGCGAAATCTTTCGCTCGGGCATCCAAAGCGTCGAGCGTGGGCAGATGGAGGCCTGCCGGGCGCTCAGCATGAGCTACGGGCAAGGCATGCGCCTGATCGTCATACCGCAGGGCATCAGGCGCGTACTGCCGGCGCTGGTCAACCAGTTCATCGGCAACGTCAAGGATTCGAGCCTCGTTTATTTCCTCGGATTGCTCGCCTCCGAGCGGGAGATATTCCGCGTTGGGCAAGACCAGGCGGTGGTGACCGGCAATCTGTCGCCGCTGCTGCTGGCAGGCGTTTTCTACCTCGTGATCACCGTGCCGCTGACCCATTTCGTCAATTATATCGATGCGAGGCTGCGATTGGGTAAGCAGGGGCGCGGTCCCAGTCCTGCGAGCGGATTGGTCGAGGTGAGCGAGCTTGCGGCGGCAGCCGGTCCCCACTCCATCGTCGACGTCGCGAGCTGCGATCACCGGCATTTCAGGGGCGGTACCCTGCAAATCCGGGATTTGAGCATGTCCTACGGCGAGTTCGAGGTACTCAAGGGTGTCGATCTCGATATCCCCGCCGGAACCGTCACTTGCATCATCGGCCCTTCCGGCTCAGGAAAATCAACGCTGCTGCGTTGCATGAACAGGCTTGTCGAGCCGAAGGGTGGCGACATACGGCTCGACGGCGAAAGCATCCTGACAATAAGGCCGGAAAAGCTTCGTCGCCGGGTCGGCATGGTGTTCCAGCACTTCAACCTGTTTCCCGATCACACCGCTCTCGAAAACGTCATGCTTGCGCTGACGAAGATCAAAAAGATGCCGAGGCAGCAGGCGCGACGCGTCGCCGAGGCGCGCCTGGCCGATGTCGGTCTGGCCGCGCGCGGAGATCACCGGCCGGCGGGCCTTTCCGGCGGGCAGCAGCAGCGCGTCGCGATCGCTCGGGCGCTGGCCATGGATCCGGAGGTCATCCTGTTCGACGAGGTGACGAGCGCGCTAGATCCCGAATTGGTGAAGGGCGTGCTCGACCTGATGGCGACGCTCGGCCGTCAGGGCATGACCATGGCCGTCGTGACGCATGAGATGGGATTTGCCCGCCGCGTGGCCGACCAAGTGGTCTTCATGGACGAGGGCCGTATCATCGAAGCCGGCTCGCCGCAGCAGATTTTCGACAATCCGCAAAGCGAGCGGCTGAAGCGCTTCCTTGCGGAAGTTCTCTGA
- a CDS encoding ABC transporter substrate-binding protein gives MKFFESLPAVIAPLQAGLAACFLAMGVGFAAAADNPYNLIEPGVISVGTMGDAKPYTFATADGQFTGFDIELFLNVVSRLGFAKDKVTFTGQEFSALLPSVANERFDVAVAAIGTTEARKKTVDFSDGYLAGYLSVLTSDAAIKDAAGLKGKRLGVVQGTLQEVYAAKNFGETDLVKFPDNNSAVAALNNGTIDAHFLDYEAAKQYGERYPALKVAVNIPSFDAPAGFVIRKGNDTFRTALNGALHEAMQDGTWKTLYEKWFPGSPMPDQYLPKK, from the coding sequence ATGAAGTTTTTTGAATCACTTCCGGCAGTCATTGCGCCTCTGCAAGCCGGTCTCGCGGCCTGCTTTCTGGCGATGGGAGTCGGCTTCGCAGCAGCGGCCGACAATCCCTACAATCTGATCGAGCCCGGCGTCATTAGCGTCGGCACGATGGGCGATGCCAAGCCCTATACATTCGCGACCGCGGATGGCCAGTTTACCGGTTTCGACATCGAACTGTTTCTCAACGTCGTGTCCCGGCTCGGCTTTGCGAAGGACAAGGTGACTTTCACCGGCCAGGAATTTTCCGCCCTGCTGCCATCGGTTGCCAACGAGCGGTTCGACGTTGCCGTCGCCGCGATCGGAACCACCGAAGCCCGCAAGAAGACCGTCGACTTCTCCGACGGCTATCTCGCCGGTTATCTCTCGGTGCTGACGTCGGACGCCGCCATCAAGGACGCGGCCGGGCTGAAGGGCAAGCGGCTCGGCGTCGTGCAGGGAACCTTGCAGGAAGTCTACGCCGCCAAGAATTTTGGCGAGACCGATCTCGTGAAATTTCCCGACAACAATTCCGCCGTCGCCGCACTCAACAACGGCACGATCGATGCGCATTTCCTCGACTACGAGGCGGCCAAACAATATGGTGAGCGCTATCCTGCGCTGAAAGTCGCCGTCAACATCCCGTCCTTCGATGCGCCGGCGGGCTTTGTGATCAGGAAGGGCAACGATACGTTCCGCACGGCACTGAACGGCGCCCTTCACGAGGCAATGCAGGACGGCACCTGGAAGACCCTCTATGAGAAGTGGTTCCCGGGCTCGCCGATGCCGGATCAATATCTCCCCAAGAAGTGA